A genomic stretch from Malus domestica chromosome 15, GDT2T_hap1 includes:
- the LOC103431352 gene encoding uncharacterized protein encodes MATASPFSPALPRIYHPSARPTPAASARPLLTSQKPPHSFYHAHAAANPIPVSSSVTVGNYHPTSRVVLTTRCKAMEVSVEEGSASGGGGDNWVPVVPLAALPRGERRVIIQDGEAILLLWYKDQVYAIENRSPAEGAYSEGLLNAKLTQDGCIVCPSTDSTFDLRTGGIKEWYPKNPVLRVLTPALRTLFVYPVKTDEENIYISLGPASDDAAAAAEIVFSGKAQPGFTATDVNVDEVKMVVDEGMEVAFGFTGRNEIINGKAAVIGFLLLLDFELLTGKGILKGTGFLDFIYSVSNALQ; translated from the exons ATGGCCACTGCCTCACCCTTTTCCCCGGCATTGCCCCGAATTTACCACCCTAGTGCTCGTCCTACACCTGCTGCATCTGCCCGCCCCCTCCTCACTTCCCAGAAACCGCCGCACAGCTTTTACCATGCTCATGCTGCTGCTAATCCAATTCCCGTATCATCATCTGTTACTGTGGGGAATTACCATCCTACCTCTCGGGTAGTCCTGACGACGAGGTGCAAGGCGATGGAGGTGTCCGTGGAGGAAGGGTCGGCGTCAGGGGGAGGAGGAGACAACTGGGTGCCGGTGGTGCCGCTGGCGGCGCTGCCAAGGGGGGAGCGGCGGGTGATAATTCAGGATGGGGAGGCCATACTGTTGCTGTGGTACAAGGATCAGGTGTATGCAATAGAGAATCGGTCCCCTGCCGAAGGGGCTTACAGCGAAGGCCTTCTCAATGCCAAGCTCACCCAG GATGGGTGTATAGTTTGCCCATCAACTGATAGCACATTTGATCTGCGCACCGGAGGCATCAAGGAGTGGTATCCGAAAAACCCCGTGCTGAGAGTTCTTACACCTGCTTTGCGGACGCTTTTCGTTTACCCCGTCAAAACTGATGAAGAGAACATTTACATCAGCCTCGGCCCTGCTTCCGATGATGCTGCCGCTGCCGCCGAGATTGTCTTCAGTGGCAAGGCTCAACCTGGTTTTACAGCCACAGATGTCAATGTGGATGAg GTGAAAATGGTGGTGGATGAGGGTATGGAAGTGGCGTTCGGCTTCACGGGGAGGAATGAAATAATAAACGGGAAGGCGGCAGTGATTGGGTTCCTGTTGTTGTTAGATTTTGAACTCTTGACTGGGAAAGGTATTCTTAAGGGGACAGGCTTCTTGGACTTTATTTACTCTGTTTCTAATGCTTTGCAGTAA
- the LOC103431353 gene encoding uncharacterized protein At1g10890-like gives MGRSVSKSPSYSRGRSRRDRSRSPYSTSRRNRSSASPRRRRSRSASYRRRKSRSPTPRRLNRRHRSRSRSSSLSPPLPKSHSPRLTSNERKNAADKLKKEEEEKIRRQQEAELKQLEEETARRLEEAIRKNVEERLASDEVKLDIERRIEEGWKKLFEDVKSQLDKEKEAALFEARRKEEQARKEREELDKMLEENRRRVEEAQRREALELQTKEEERYRELELIQRQKEEAARRKKLEEEEEHANLMKLSSKSKSRSKSFGGGF, from the exons ATGGGACGGAGCGTATCGAAGTCGCCGTCGTACAGCAGAGGTCGAAGCCGGAGAGATCGAAGCCGCTCGCCCTACTCCACCTCCAG AAGAAATCGTTCGAGTGCCTCCCCGCGCCGCCGTAGGAGTCGGTCGGCAAGTTACAGGCGACGCAAGAGTCGGTCTCCGACACCCAGGCGACTTAATAGACGACatagaagcagaagcagaagcagctCTTTGTCTCCTCCTTTGCCCAAATCTCACAGTCCACGCCTGACCTCAAACGAACGCAAAAATGCTGCTGACAAACtcaagaaagaggaggaagaaaaaatcaG GCGGCAGCAGGAGGCCGAACTCAAACAGTTGGAAGAGGAGACTGCAAGGAGACTTGAGGAAGCGATTCGGAAAAACGTGGAGGAGAGGCTGGCTTCAGATGAAGTTAAGTTAGACATTGAGAGGCGTATAGAAGAAGGTTGGAAGAAATTGTTTGAGGATGTTAAGTCTCAACTTGATAAGGAAAAGGAAGCTGCTCTTTTTGAAGCAAGACGGAAAGAA GAACAAGCTCGGAAGGAGAGAGAAGAGCTTGATAAGATGCTGGAGGAGAACCGGAGGAGGGTGGAAGAGGCTCAGAGAAGAGAAGCTTTGGAACTGCAGACCAAAGAAGAGGAACGGTATCGAGAGTTGGAGCTGATTCAGAGACAAAAAGAAGAGGCTGCGAGGAGAAAAAAactggaagaggaagaagaacatGCAAATCTGATGAAGTTGTCAAGTAAGAGTAAATCTCGGTCAAAGTCTTTTGGTGGTGGTTTTTAA